The proteins below are encoded in one region of Knoellia sp. S7-12:
- a CDS encoding 50S ribosomal protein L25/general stress protein Ctc yields the protein MANDTIKLQAEARTKFGKGAARQIRRDHKIPAVMYGHGAEPLHITLVGHDAMMALKNPNALLTIVLDGSEQLALAKDVQRDPIKPVIEHIDLVIVRKGEKVIVDVSVHLEGEAAPETLVNLDNSSLQVEVEATHIPESVTVSVEGLEAGTLILAGAIELPAGATLVTDPEALVVNVTQQISAEALEAELAEAEAEAGIEHEPSEEEAAEIEAEAAAADGDDAEGDGEKSEDA from the coding sequence GTGGCCAACGACACCATCAAGCTGCAGGCCGAGGCCCGCACCAAGTTCGGCAAGGGCGCTGCCCGCCAGATCCGCCGCGACCACAAGATCCCCGCGGTCATGTATGGCCACGGCGCCGAGCCGCTGCACATCACCCTCGTGGGTCACGACGCCATGATGGCGCTCAAGAACCCCAACGCCCTGCTCACGATCGTCCTCGACGGTTCCGAGCAGCTGGCCCTCGCCAAGGATGTCCAGCGCGACCCGATCAAGCCGGTCATCGAGCACATCGACCTCGTCATCGTCCGCAAGGGCGAGAAGGTCATCGTCGACGTGTCGGTCCACCTTGAGGGCGAAGCCGCTCCCGAGACCCTGGTCAACCTCGACAACTCGAGCCTGCAGGTCGAGGTCGAGGCCACCCACATCCCCGAGTCGGTCACCGTCTCGGTCGAGGGTCTCGAGGCCGGCACCCTGATCCTCGCCGGCGCCATCGAGCTCCCCGCGGGCGCAACGCTCGTCACCGACCCCGAGGCGCTCGTCGTCAACGTCACCCAGCAGATCTCTGCCGAGGCCCTCGAGGCCGAGCTCGCCGAGGCCGAGGCCGAGGCCGGCATCGAGCACGAGCCGTCCGAGGAGGAGGCCGCGGAGATCGAGGCCGAGGCAGCTGCCGCCGACGGGGACGACGCCGAGGGCGACGGCGAGAAGTCCGAAGACGCCTGA
- a CDS encoding DMT family transporter, translating to MNAGIQNRSGRTLLLGLILVVISSAAFGSSGAFAKSLLSAGWTPAGVVTWRVGFAALVLGPVAIWSLRGRWSLLRRNAGQVIAFGAVAVAGCQFAYFNAVETLSVAVALLLEYLGIVVVVGWMWARHGHRPSRLTLAGVGLSVAGLVLVLDVFSGVQISWAGVIWGLLAAVGLATYYVTSGHEHEDSLPPLALAGFGLGVGAVLLVLASATGLIDYGTARESVQIAGVATAWWVPVAELALVAAALAYGVGVIGTRLVGATVASFIGLSEVLFAVLIAWLLLDELPGWIQLAGGLLILGGVVAVRMGERPEGGPDLPDDDQLVVPTSESLLAAASTSRELIVRR from the coding sequence ATGAACGCTGGAATCCAGAACCGATCGGGGCGCACCCTGCTGCTCGGGCTCATTCTCGTCGTGATCTCGTCGGCGGCGTTCGGTTCCTCCGGTGCGTTCGCGAAGTCCCTGCTCAGCGCCGGCTGGACCCCCGCGGGCGTGGTGACCTGGCGCGTCGGGTTCGCAGCACTCGTCCTCGGGCCGGTCGCGATCTGGTCCCTCCGGGGTCGCTGGAGTCTCCTGCGCCGCAACGCTGGCCAGGTCATCGCCTTCGGGGCGGTGGCTGTCGCCGGGTGCCAGTTCGCCTACTTCAACGCCGTCGAGACGTTGTCCGTCGCCGTGGCGCTGCTCCTCGAGTACCTCGGGATCGTGGTCGTCGTCGGATGGATGTGGGCGCGGCACGGTCACCGCCCGTCCCGCCTCACGCTCGCCGGCGTTGGCCTGTCCGTCGCAGGGCTCGTCCTCGTCCTCGACGTCTTCTCCGGCGTGCAGATCTCCTGGGCCGGTGTCATCTGGGGGCTCCTCGCGGCCGTCGGGCTCGCCACCTATTACGTGACCTCCGGACATGAGCACGAGGACTCGCTGCCGCCCCTGGCCCTCGCAGGCTTCGGGCTTGGTGTGGGTGCAGTGCTGCTCGTCCTGGCGAGCGCAACGGGCCTCATCGACTACGGCACCGCCCGGGAGAGTGTCCAGATCGCCGGGGTCGCCACCGCGTGGTGGGTGCCCGTCGCCGAGCTCGCCCTCGTCGCCGCAGCTCTCGCCTATGGCGTCGGTGTCATCGGCACCCGCCTTGTCGGCGCCACCGTCGCGAGCTTCATCGGGCTCTCCGAGGTCCTCTTCGCGGTGCTCATCGCCTGGTTGCTCCTCGACGAGCTGCCCGGATGGATCCAGCTCGCTGGCGGCCTGCTCATCCTGGGCGGGGTCGTCGCGGTCCGGATGGGGGAGCGGCCCGAGGGTGGGCCCGACCTGCCGGACGACGATCAGCTCGTCGTCCCCACCAGTGAGTCCTTGCTCGCTGCAGCGAGCACCTCCCGTGAGTTGATCGTCCGGCGGTAG
- a CDS encoding CGNR zinc finger domain-containing protein, protein MLFAHDTELALQYAASLINTAPGHGDSMAEDLPTVESLVTHMDGWQWSGDRPRTRASLDEVHALRPRLLDLWTRDVDDLVSGVNDLLAEHQALPRLVKHDDLDWHIHATRDDEPIAKRMAVEAAMAFIDLIRSGETERLRVCAADDCEDAVIDLSKNRSRRYCDGTCANKAHVAAYRARRHTD, encoded by the coding sequence ATGCTTTTTGCCCATGACACTGAGTTGGCGCTGCAGTACGCCGCGTCGCTCATCAACACCGCGCCCGGACACGGCGACTCGATGGCGGAGGACCTGCCCACAGTGGAGTCGCTCGTGACCCACATGGACGGGTGGCAGTGGAGCGGCGACCGCCCGCGGACCCGCGCCTCGCTCGACGAGGTCCACGCCCTGCGCCCGCGGCTTCTCGACCTCTGGACACGCGACGTCGACGACCTTGTGTCAGGTGTCAACGACCTCCTCGCCGAGCACCAGGCACTCCCGCGCCTCGTCAAGCACGACGACCTCGACTGGCACATCCACGCCACACGCGATGACGAACCGATCGCCAAGCGCATGGCCGTCGAAGCTGCCATGGCCTTCATCGACCTCATCCGGTCCGGGGAGACCGAGCGCCTACGGGTGTGCGCCGCCGATGACTGCGAGGACGCGGTCATCGACCTGTCCAAGAACCGGAGTCGGCGCTATTGCGACGGGACGTGCGCCAACAAGGCCCACGTCGCGGCATACCGAGCACGTCGGCACACCGACTGA
- a CDS encoding ribose-phosphate diphosphokinase, with product MKEERPKSANIRKKPKKQLMIFSGRSHPGLAQEIAALIGTELVPTSAYNFANGEIYVRYEESVRGSDAFVIQSHAAPLNEAIMEHLIMIDALKRASAKRITVVMPFYGYARQDKKHRGREPISARLMADLFRSAGADRLIAVDLHTDQIQGFFDGPVDHLMAQPVLSDYVSAKYGHEDLAVVSPDAGRIKVAEQWSKRLGGAPLAFIHKTRDVNQPNQAVANRVVGLVKGRVCVLVDDMIDTGGTITKAADALMADGAKDVIIAATHAILSAPATERLRDCAAREVIVTNTLPIAPEAEFEGLTVLSIAPLISAAIKEVFEDGSVTSLFGGRA from the coding sequence ATGAAGGAAGAACGCCCCAAGTCGGCCAACATCCGCAAGAAGCCCAAGAAGCAGCTGATGATCTTCTCGGGTCGCTCGCACCCGGGGCTGGCGCAGGAGATCGCCGCACTCATCGGCACCGAGCTCGTCCCGACGAGTGCCTACAACTTCGCCAACGGCGAGATCTACGTGCGCTACGAGGAGTCCGTGCGCGGCTCCGACGCGTTCGTCATCCAGAGCCACGCCGCCCCGCTCAACGAGGCGATCATGGAGCACCTCATCATGATCGACGCGCTCAAGCGGGCGAGCGCCAAGCGGATCACCGTTGTCATGCCCTTCTACGGCTACGCCCGCCAGGACAAGAAGCACCGCGGTCGTGAGCCGATCTCGGCCCGCCTCATGGCCGACCTCTTCCGGAGCGCTGGCGCCGATCGGCTCATCGCCGTCGACCTGCACACCGACCAGATCCAGGGTTTCTTCGACGGACCGGTCGACCACCTCATGGCCCAGCCGGTGCTGTCGGACTACGTGTCGGCGAAGTACGGCCACGAGGACCTCGCCGTCGTCTCTCCCGATGCCGGTCGCATCAAGGTCGCCGAGCAGTGGTCCAAGCGTCTCGGTGGTGCGCCGCTGGCCTTCATCCACAAGACGCGCGACGTCAACCAGCCCAACCAGGCCGTGGCCAACCGCGTCGTCGGTCTCGTCAAGGGTCGCGTCTGCGTGCTCGTCGACGACATGATCGACACGGGCGGCACGATCACTAAGGCCGCCGACGCGCTCATGGCCGACGGTGCCAAGGACGTCATCATCGCGGCGACGCACGCCATTCTCTCGGCACCCGCGACGGAGCGGTTGCGCGACTGCGCCGCCCGCGAGGTCATCGTCACCAACACCCTGCCGATCGCGCCGGAGGCGGAGTTCGAGGGACTCACCGTCCTGTCGATCGCACCGCTCATCAGCGCGGCGATCAAGGAAGTCTTCGAGGACGGCTCGGTGACGAGCCTCTTCGGCGGGCGCGCCTGA
- the glmU gene encoding bifunctional UDP-N-acetylglucosamine diphosphorylase/glucosamine-1-phosphate N-acetyltransferase GlmU: MTTARPTAVIILAAGEGTRMKSVTPKVLHRIGGRSLLGHALVAARGADAESVVVVVRHDRDRVAAHATEVDATAIIADQDEIKGTGRAAECGLLALPVGVDGTVLITSGDTPLLTSETITALFAAHTASASAVTVLTARVPNPGGYGRILRADDGSVLGIVEHKDATDEQREVDEINSGIWAFDADVLRAALDQVGTDNSQGEKYLTDVLAIARDGGHPVGAHLIDDLWQTEGINDRVQLATLGRELNRRNNEKWMREGVTIVDPATTWIDADVTIGRDATILPNTQLLGATSIGAGARIGPDSTLTDTEVGEGAEVKRTEAHLARIGAQATVGPFSYLRPGTVLGVKGKIGGFVETKNAWIGDGAKVPHLTYAGDATIGEGANIGAGTIFANYDGVNKHHTTIGKHSFIGSDSVLVAPVDVADGAYVAAGSALTGDVEPGQIAVARGRQRNIDGWVARARAGSKTEAAAQAATQAGTRHTGSPDNPTDESQEQKA, from the coding sequence GTGACCACTGCTCGGCCCACCGCTGTCATCATCCTCGCCGCAGGCGAGGGGACCCGGATGAAGTCAGTCACCCCCAAGGTGCTCCACCGGATCGGCGGCCGCAGCCTCCTCGGGCACGCCCTCGTCGCTGCCCGCGGGGCCGACGCCGAGAGCGTCGTCGTCGTCGTTCGGCACGATCGCGACCGGGTCGCCGCCCACGCCACCGAGGTCGACGCGACGGCGATCATCGCCGACCAGGATGAGATCAAGGGCACCGGCCGCGCGGCCGAGTGCGGCCTCCTGGCCCTCCCGGTCGGTGTGGACGGCACCGTCCTCATCACGTCCGGTGACACCCCGCTCCTCACGTCCGAGACGATCACCGCGCTCTTTGCCGCGCACACGGCGTCCGCCAGCGCGGTCACCGTCCTCACCGCGCGGGTGCCCAACCCCGGCGGCTACGGCCGGATCCTGCGCGCCGACGACGGTTCGGTGCTCGGCATCGTCGAGCACAAGGACGCGACCGACGAGCAGCGCGAGGTCGACGAGATCAACTCGGGGATCTGGGCCTTCGACGCCGACGTCCTTCGGGCCGCGCTCGATCAGGTCGGCACCGACAACTCCCAGGGCGAGAAATACCTCACCGACGTGCTCGCCATTGCCCGCGACGGCGGACATCCGGTCGGGGCCCACCTCATCGACGACCTCTGGCAGACCGAGGGCATCAACGACCGCGTCCAGCTGGCCACGCTCGGCCGCGAGCTCAACCGCCGCAACAACGAGAAGTGGATGCGCGAGGGCGTGACGATCGTCGACCCAGCCACCACGTGGATCGACGCCGACGTCACCATCGGCCGCGACGCGACGATCCTGCCCAACACTCAGCTCCTCGGCGCGACGAGCATCGGTGCTGGCGCCCGCATCGGCCCCGACAGCACGCTCACCGACACCGAGGTGGGCGAGGGCGCCGAGGTCAAGCGCACCGAGGCCCACCTCGCCCGGATCGGCGCGCAGGCCACCGTCGGCCCGTTCTCCTACCTGCGCCCCGGCACCGTCCTCGGCGTCAAGGGCAAGATCGGCGGTTTCGTCGAGACCAAGAACGCGTGGATCGGCGACGGCGCCAAGGTCCCGCACCTCACCTACGCCGGGGACGCCACCATCGGTGAGGGCGCCAACATCGGCGCCGGCACGATCTTCGCCAACTACGACGGTGTCAACAAGCACCACACGACGATCGGCAAGCACTCCTTCATCGGCTCCGACAGTGTGCTCGTGGCTCCCGTCGACGTGGCGGACGGCGCCTACGTCGCGGCGGGCAGTGCCCTCACTGGCGACGTCGAGCCCGGCCAGATCGCCGTCGCTCGCGGACGCCAGCGCAACATCGACGGGTGGGTCGCCCGGGCCCGCGCCGGAAGCAAGACCGAAGCGGCAGCCCAGGCGGCCACGCAGGCGGGCACCCGGCATACCGGATCGCCTGACAACCCGACCGACGAGTCACAAGAACAGAAGGCCTGA
- a CDS encoding MFS transporter yields MKTRQRVARPDTPVPTNTGHRPGTPGYRRVVLALFAAGVATFALIYSTQALLPELAHDFGVSSADSTLSLSLTTIALGLTLLIAGPLSDRIGRTRLIHASLIASVVVAAASAVAPTWPTFLGLRLALGVTIAGLPAVATAYLREELHRGAHARAAGLYIGGTAVGGMTGRLATGAVAEAWGWRWALAAAAVLGLICALIVWFALPGSRHFVPRRAGVRSMLGMARRAVADPVLLALYGIGMLGAGAFVAVFNALGFRLTSAPFGLGLGAASLVFLVYAFGSAGSAIAGRLADRFGRRAVVPIGAGLALAGLLLTIPGHLAVVVAGTALMTAGFFVFHGVASGWVPVRAHAGGVAGAQAASLYLFAYYVGSSVFGTAGGHAWAYAGWSGVVVLAGALFAGVAVLSLVLRRSHALAT; encoded by the coding sequence GTGAAGACACGCCAGCGGGTCGCTCGACCAGACACCCCTGTGCCGACGAACACGGGTCACCGTCCCGGCACGCCGGGCTATCGCCGAGTCGTTCTTGCTCTCTTCGCAGCGGGTGTCGCGACCTTCGCCCTCATCTACAGCACCCAGGCACTGCTGCCCGAGCTCGCCCACGACTTCGGCGTCTCGTCGGCCGACAGCACGCTCTCCCTCTCGCTCACCACCATCGCGCTCGGCCTCACCCTCCTCATCGCCGGGCCGCTGTCCGACCGCATCGGCCGCACCCGACTCATCCACGCCAGCCTCATCGCCTCAGTGGTCGTCGCCGCGGCCAGTGCCGTCGCACCCACCTGGCCCACCTTCCTCGGACTGAGACTCGCGCTCGGCGTGACGATCGCTGGCCTGCCCGCGGTCGCCACGGCATACCTGCGTGAAGAGCTGCACCGCGGCGCCCACGCGCGCGCCGCAGGTCTCTACATCGGGGGGACCGCCGTCGGTGGCATGACGGGGCGACTCGCAACAGGAGCCGTCGCCGAGGCGTGGGGGTGGCGCTGGGCGCTCGCGGCCGCGGCCGTCCTGGGGCTCATCTGCGCGCTCATCGTGTGGTTCGCGCTGCCCGGGTCGCGCCACTTCGTCCCACGTCGAGCGGGCGTGCGCTCCATGCTCGGGATGGCCCGCCGTGCCGTCGCTGATCCGGTGCTCCTGGCGCTCTACGGGATCGGAATGCTCGGCGCTGGGGCTTTCGTCGCCGTCTTCAATGCACTCGGATTCCGGCTCACGAGTGCACCGTTCGGCCTCGGCCTGGGCGCTGCGAGCCTCGTCTTCCTCGTCTACGCGTTCGGGTCCGCCGGGTCCGCGATCGCCGGCCGGCTCGCCGATCGCTTTGGTCGTCGGGCGGTCGTCCCGATCGGCGCGGGGCTCGCGCTCGCGGGCCTCCTGCTGACGATCCCTGGCCACCTCGCGGTCGTCGTTGCCGGCACCGCACTCATGACCGCGGGCTTCTTCGTGTTCCATGGCGTGGCCAGTGGCTGGGTGCCAGTGCGGGCGCACGCCGGCGGCGTGGCCGGCGCACAGGCCGCCTCGCTCTATCTGTTCGCCTACTACGTCGGCTCGTCCGTCTTCGGGACGGCCGGGGGACATGCCTGGGCGTATGCCGGGTGGTCCGGTGTCGTCGTCCTCGCCGGTGCGTTGTTTGCCGGAGTGGCTGTCCTCAGCCTGGTGCTTCGGCGCAGTCACGCACTGGCCACCTGA
- a CDS encoding LysR family transcriptional regulator, whose product MQLRDLEWLVALAEHGHVTETAAALGVSQPTLSRALARIETSLGTRLFERVPNGVALTPHGEVAVAAAHDITGRHDQLLADLAARLDPDSGTVRLAFLDSMSTSLVPRVLREFHTHAPAVRVLLTQEPHHHIVRDLDSGAVELAITSWLPDGPFGWAPLQKERLVLVVPPHHRWRGRRRIALQDLADEELVTTPPGFGYRALVDDLLASAGVAPKVSFESADLATIEGLVSAGLGVAVLPEQFAGQTGTVGIPLTAAAARRTIGLTWRTDRDLAPPAARFVDFVVSAAAKTR is encoded by the coding sequence ATGCAGCTGAGAGACCTGGAGTGGCTCGTGGCCCTCGCAGAGCATGGTCATGTCACCGAGACGGCAGCCGCGCTCGGGGTGAGCCAGCCGACGCTCTCGCGGGCTTTGGCACGGATCGAGACCTCGCTGGGGACGCGGTTGTTCGAGCGCGTGCCCAACGGCGTCGCCCTCACTCCCCACGGCGAGGTCGCCGTCGCAGCCGCCCATGACATCACCGGTCGCCACGACCAGCTGCTGGCGGACCTCGCGGCACGGCTCGACCCCGACAGTGGCACGGTGCGCCTCGCGTTCCTCGACTCGATGTCGACGTCCCTCGTTCCCCGGGTGCTGCGTGAGTTCCACACGCATGCCCCTGCTGTTCGGGTCCTCCTCACCCAGGAACCGCACCACCACATCGTCCGCGACCTCGACTCCGGGGCGGTCGAGCTGGCGATCACGTCCTGGCTGCCCGATGGCCCGTTCGGATGGGCACCGCTCCAGAAGGAACGACTTGTTCTCGTCGTCCCTCCGCACCACCGGTGGCGAGGCCGGCGCCGGATCGCGCTGCAGGACCTCGCCGATGAAGAGCTCGTGACCACTCCACCGGGCTTCGGCTATCGCGCGCTCGTCGACGACCTGCTGGCGTCGGCCGGTGTCGCTCCGAAGGTGTCGTTCGAGAGCGCAGACCTCGCGACGATCGAAGGCCTCGTGTCTGCCGGACTCGGGGTTGCCGTGCTGCCCGAACAGTTCGCCGGGCAGACGGGCACCGTCGGCATCCCGCTCACCGCTGCCGCCGCCCGCCGGACGATCGGCCTCACATGGCGCACCGATCGCGACCTGGCCCCGCCTGCCGCCCGATTCGTCGATTTCGTGGTTTCTGCGGCCGCGAAAACCCGATAA
- a CDS encoding lysyl oxidase family protein, whose amino-acid sequence MRAYALARRGRRAGDLVAANGSITRSGKQAFCLAPTDPIDLTIPGAEQRVDTDRLWSACGGQSALWIREVLPAGWGDTYYQGLPGQAFDIAGLPNGTYSVRVTTNFRNRLKESNTTNNVSNAKIVIGGSPGERTVAQAG is encoded by the coding sequence TTGAGGGCATATGCACTGGCACGTCGAGGACGTCGCGCCGGCGACCTCGTTGCCGCCAACGGCTCGATCACCCGCAGTGGGAAGCAGGCCTTCTGCCTCGCCCCCACCGATCCGATCGACCTCACGATCCCGGGTGCGGAGCAGCGCGTCGACACGGACCGACTCTGGTCTGCCTGTGGCGGCCAGTCAGCCCTGTGGATTCGCGAGGTGCTTCCAGCGGGTTGGGGTGACACGTACTACCAGGGCTTGCCGGGCCAGGCCTTCGACATCGCCGGCCTGCCCAACGGGACCTACTCAGTGCGCGTGACGACAAACTTCCGCAACCGCCTCAAGGAGTCGAACACGACCAACAACGTGTCGAACGCCAAGATCGTGATCGGCGGATCCCCGGGCGAGCGCACGGTGGCCCAAGCCGGGTAG
- a CDS encoding putative Ig domain-containing protein gives MAERQFRSLWVILAAVMLLLSVSLTETAFAAVVSVSRAEVSGNRLRIEGNASANRAITVDGVSMTTSSSSGSFRIDRSGYTRPADCTVDLHDGTPAAPRVVRLSGCVVTTPPPPPPPPPPPTSVALVTVTLNPATLQGGQTASATVVLTAPAPAGGAVVSFLSKNAAATVPSTLIVPAGVNSRVVPVFVTTNPVTATTTGPIEATYNGVTLTTVVTVTPPPPPQPGGQLESISLSPSLVQTGTLQSSATLFFTALTGTGGAFVTLTSSNTSVATVPASVTVPAFSSQGAFGVAIRSSALGTTTISATYNGVTRSAVLTAQSATLFRIITESPLPQATVGANYAGFIEACCGQGGPYTWSLVSGTVPDGLRFAGNDLGLTRTTGVTGVPTRVQTTTFTVRARDGAGNTATKTFTLSVGPADPLVITNQSGTLPPGRVGVNYEAAVFPGGGVPPWTWSHVAGTLPPGLRLQASPGRVLGTPSAPGTFSFTLRVDDSGGQFATGVFSITVSP, from the coding sequence ATGGCCGAACGCCAGTTCCGCTCCCTGTGGGTGATCCTCGCGGCGGTCATGTTGCTCCTCTCGGTCAGTCTCACCGAGACCGCCTTCGCGGCGGTAGTGAGCGTCTCCCGCGCGGAGGTGAGCGGCAACCGGCTTCGGATCGAAGGCAATGCGAGTGCAAACCGGGCCATCACGGTCGACGGTGTGTCGATGACCACGAGCAGCAGCAGCGGCAGTTTCAGGATCGACCGGTCCGGCTATACCCGTCCGGCGGACTGCACGGTGGACCTCCACGACGGAACCCCCGCGGCCCCTCGCGTCGTCAGGCTGTCCGGTTGTGTGGTGACGACACCGCCACCTCCACCGCCACCTCCGCCGCCGCCCACCTCCGTCGCGCTGGTCACCGTGACGTTGAACCCCGCAACTCTTCAGGGCGGTCAGACCGCCTCGGCCACCGTCGTGCTGACGGCGCCGGCGCCGGCCGGTGGTGCAGTCGTCTCCTTCCTGAGCAAGAACGCGGCAGCCACGGTGCCTTCGACACTCATCGTTCCGGCGGGGGTCAACAGCCGGGTCGTTCCGGTCTTCGTGACGACCAACCCGGTCACCGCCACCACCACCGGGCCGATCGAGGCGACGTACAACGGCGTGACGCTGACGACCGTGGTCACGGTCACCCCCCCGCCGCCACCACAGCCCGGCGGCCAGCTGGAGTCGATCTCACTTTCCCCGTCCCTCGTGCAGACCGGCACCCTGCAGTCGTCCGCGACGCTCTTCTTCACCGCCCTCACCGGGACCGGGGGCGCCTTTGTCACCCTCACCAGCAGCAACACCTCCGTCGCCACGGTCCCGGCGTCCGTGACGGTGCCGGCGTTCAGCTCGCAGGGTGCCTTCGGCGTCGCGATCCGGTCGTCGGCCCTGGGCACCACGACGATCTCCGCGACGTACAACGGGGTCACGCGCTCGGCAGTGTTGACCGCGCAGAGCGCAACGCTGTTCCGGATCATCACGGAGTCCCCGCTCCCGCAGGCCACCGTGGGAGCCAACTACGCGGGCTTCATCGAGGCTTGTTGCGGCCAGGGAGGGCCGTACACCTGGTCGCTGGTGAGCGGCACGGTCCCCGACGGTCTCCGGTTCGCCGGGAACGACCTGGGGCTGACGCGCACCACTGGCGTGACCGGCGTGCCGACCCGCGTCCAGACCACGACGTTCACGGTCCGCGCCCGGGACGGCGCCGGCAACACCGCCACCAAGACCTTCACCCTCAGCGTGGGACCTGCTGACCCGTTGGTGATCACGAACCAGAGCGGCACACTCCCCCCTGGACGGGTCGGCGTGAACTACGAGGCCGCGGTGTTCCCCGGAGGAGGGGTGCCGCCCTGGACGTGGTCACACGTCGCGGGAACTCTGCCTCCCGGCCTCCGGCTGCAGGCCTCACCCGGTCGGGTCCTCGGCACCCCATCCGCCCCTGGCACCTTCTCGTTCACCCTGCGCGTGGATGACTCCGGCGGTCAGTTCGCCACCGGGGTCTTCAGCATCACGGTCAGTCCCTGA
- a CDS encoding TetR/AcrR family transcriptional regulator, protein MTGAQRREQLVGIGRQIFAKRGYEATTVEEIASAAGVSKPVVYEHFGGKEGLYAVVVDREIQALLASIAGALTSGGSSRALLERAATALLDYIESSTDGFRILVRDSPPGQQTGNFASLMSDVASQVEHLLAAQFTKRGLDPKQAPMYAQMLVGMVALTGQWWLENPKAKKRDVAAALVNLAWNGLTGLEPKPEITHA, encoded by the coding sequence ATGACGGGAGCACAACGGCGCGAGCAGCTCGTCGGGATCGGACGCCAGATCTTCGCGAAGCGGGGATACGAGGCGACCACCGTCGAGGAGATCGCGAGCGCAGCCGGTGTCTCCAAGCCCGTGGTCTATGAACACTTTGGGGGCAAAGAGGGCCTGTATGCCGTCGTCGTCGACCGTGAGATCCAGGCACTTCTCGCGTCGATCGCCGGTGCGCTGACCTCTGGTGGCAGCTCGCGAGCACTGCTCGAACGGGCCGCGACCGCACTGCTCGACTACATCGAGTCGTCGACCGACGGCTTCCGGATCCTCGTGCGCGACTCGCCACCCGGACAGCAGACCGGCAACTTCGCGTCCCTCATGTCGGACGTCGCCTCGCAGGTCGAGCACCTGCTCGCAGCGCAGTTCACCAAACGCGGGCTCGACCCCAAGCAGGCGCCGATGTATGCGCAGATGCTCGTCGGCATGGTGGCGCTCACGGGTCAGTGGTGGCTCGAGAACCCCAAGGCCAAGAAGCGCGACGTCGCCGCAGCCCTGGTCAACCTTGCATGGAACGGTCTGACGGGCCTTGAGCCCAAGCCCGAGATCACCCACGCCTGA
- a CDS encoding glyoxalase encodes MAILGIHHVQIACPAGSEDLLRHFYGVVCGLPEISKPTALAARGGVWFGAGDQELHCGVDGGFAPALKAHPCLATDDVDQLAAAIAGAGGEVRWDNAIPGVRRFHSDDPVGNRIEFQQVATRKADFFV; translated from the coding sequence ATGGCCATCCTTGGAATCCACCATGTCCAGATCGCCTGTCCCGCAGGCTCCGAGGACTTGCTGCGCCACTTCTATGGTGTGGTGTGCGGCCTGCCAGAGATCTCCAAACCGACAGCCCTGGCGGCACGCGGTGGTGTGTGGTTCGGCGCCGGTGATCAGGAGCTCCACTGCGGTGTCGACGGCGGATTCGCTCCCGCGCTCAAGGCCCACCCCTGCCTCGCCACCGACGACGTCGACCAGCTGGCCGCCGCCATCGCTGGTGCCGGCGGAGAGGTGCGTTGGGACAACGCCATCCCCGGTGTGAGGCGGTTCCACAGCGACGATCCCGTGGGCAACCGGATCGAGTTCCAGCAGGTCGCCACCCGCAAGGCCGACTTCTTCGTCTGA